A stretch of the bacterium genome encodes the following:
- a CDS encoding beta-ketoacyl-ACP synthase II, with the protein MSEKRRVAITGLGVVSPVGIGQAAYWKGILSPQPTEERRAHDFEPKDFYDDAKTIRRADRFEQFAVAASKEALEQAGELTAEPGKRGVLVGTGIGGVQTHEDQTLVLDSKGPRRVSPFVVPMMMANAAAAAVSIRWGFQGPCETLATACATGTHAIGAAARWIQWGICDAVVAGGAEAAMTPISMAGFTNMKALSPSGVSRPFDVDRDGFVIAEGGAVVVLEEWSQAEARGAKILGEVLGSASLADAHHITAPAPEGEGALRCMQAALDDAGVGAADIAHINAHGTSTALNDAAEAEGIAKLFGTPGPIVTSIKGVTGHSLGAAGALEAVAVLLSMQHGVVPPTDGLTNYDPALPPIDVVKSEPRSWTPGLSLSNSFGFGGHNGTLVLGPPR; encoded by the coding sequence ATGAGCGAGAAGCGACGCGTCGCGATCACGGGACTCGGCGTCGTCTCCCCGGTCGGGATCGGACAGGCTGCCTATTGGAAGGGAATCCTCTCCCCGCAGCCGACCGAGGAGCGACGGGCCCACGACTTCGAGCCCAAGGACTTCTACGACGACGCGAAGACGATCCGCCGAGCGGACCGCTTCGAACAATTCGCGGTCGCTGCTTCCAAGGAGGCCCTCGAGCAAGCGGGCGAGCTGACCGCCGAGCCCGGCAAGCGCGGCGTCCTGGTCGGCACCGGCATCGGTGGCGTCCAGACCCACGAGGACCAGACCCTCGTGCTCGATTCGAAGGGCCCCCGGCGCGTCTCTCCCTTCGTCGTGCCGATGATGATGGCCAACGCCGCCGCCGCCGCCGTCTCGATCCGTTGGGGCTTCCAGGGCCCCTGCGAAACCCTCGCCACCGCCTGCGCGACGGGGACCCATGCGATCGGCGCCGCCGCGCGCTGGATCCAGTGGGGCATCTGCGATGCAGTGGTGGCGGGCGGAGCCGAAGCCGCCATGACACCGATCTCGATGGCGGGCTTCACGAACATGAAGGCGCTCTCTCCCAGCGGCGTCTCGCGTCCCTTCGACGTCGACCGAGACGGCTTCGTGATCGCCGAGGGCGGTGCGGTCGTCGTGCTGGAAGAGTGGAGCCAGGCCGAAGCGCGCGGGGCGAAGATCCTGGGTGAGGTGCTCGGGTCTGCGAGTCTCGCCGATGCACACCACATCACCGCGCCGGCCCCGGAAGGCGAAGGCGCACTCCGGTGCATGCAGGCTGCGCTCGACGATGCCGGCGTGGGCGCGGCGGACATCGCCCACATCAACGCGCACGGAACCAGCACCGCCTTGAACGACGCGGCCGAAGCCGAAGGCATCGCGAAGCTCTTCGGTACGCCCGGTCCGATCGTGACCTCGATCAAGGGCGTGACCGGCCACTCGCTCGGAGCGGCAGGCGCCCTCGAAGCGGTCGCCGTGCTGCTCTCCATGCAGCATGGCGTCGTTCCGCCGACGGACGGACTCACGAACTACGACCCGGCCCTGCCACCGATCGACGTCGTGAAGTCGGAGCCGCGTTCGTGGACGCCGGGCCTCTCGCTCTCCAACTCGTTCGGATTCGGCGGCCACAACGGCACGCTCGTCCTCGGCCCGCCGCGTTAG
- a CDS encoding ketoacyl-ACP synthase III: MGLRILGWGSALPDKVVTNHDLEKTLDTSDEWIRERSGIRERRIGESTAELAIAAGRSALSQADVDPASVDLMVLATTTPDQQVPACSAHVHHELGLGGGAFDLNAACSGFVYALVMANGLLESGANRVLVVGAETLSRITDWNDRNTAVLFGDGGGALVLEREAGEGQLLGWDLGLDGTAREILECDIGGYIQMDGREVFKRAVRVLVDSAKRTLEQAKVQPEHVKLLVPHQANIRIIQAACDRLGIAEANTAIVLGRTGNTSSASIPLALVDAIEAGRLEDGDLVLMTGFGAGMTWGSALLRWQSPPSVSGASE; this comes from the coding sequence ATGGGACTGCGCATCCTCGGGTGGGGCTCGGCACTGCCCGACAAGGTCGTGACCAATCACGACCTCGAGAAGACCCTCGACACGAGCGACGAGTGGATCCGCGAGCGAAGCGGAATCCGCGAGCGGCGAATCGGCGAATCGACCGCCGAGCTCGCCATCGCCGCCGGCCGTTCGGCGCTCTCACAGGCGGACGTGGATCCGGCGAGCGTCGATCTGATGGTGCTGGCGACGACGACGCCGGACCAGCAGGTCCCCGCGTGCTCGGCGCACGTGCACCACGAGCTCGGACTCGGCGGCGGTGCGTTCGACCTGAACGCGGCCTGCTCGGGCTTCGTCTATGCCCTCGTCATGGCGAACGGGTTGCTCGAGAGCGGCGCGAACCGCGTGCTCGTGGTGGGAGCGGAGACCCTGTCCCGGATCACCGACTGGAACGACCGGAATACGGCGGTCCTCTTCGGCGACGGGGGCGGCGCGCTCGTGCTCGAACGGGAAGCCGGCGAGGGGCAGCTCCTCGGTTGGGACCTCGGGCTCGACGGGACCGCCCGCGAGATCCTCGAGTGCGACATTGGCGGCTACATCCAGATGGACGGGCGCGAGGTCTTCAAGCGCGCCGTGCGGGTCCTCGTCGACTCGGCGAAGCGGACCCTCGAGCAGGCGAAGGTCCAGCCGGAGCACGTCAAGCTGCTCGTGCCGCATCAGGCGAACATCCGGATCATCCAGGCGGCCTGCGATCGCCTGGGCATCGCCGAAGCGAATACCGCGATCGTCCTCGGCCGGACCGGCAACACCTCGAGCGCCTCGATCCCCCTCGCCCTCGTCGACGCGATCGAGGCCGGCCGCCTCGAAGACGGGGACCTCGTCTTGATGACCGGCTTCGGGGCCGGCATGACCTGGGGCAGCGCACTCCTCCGCTGGCAGTCGCCGCCCTCCGTTTCGGGAGCCTCGGAATGA
- a CDS encoding YkvA family protein has protein sequence MKISFELSDKDLRYFRQVLQKVRKGRSAENEDKILAEARSLLDEVKGTDAPSFVTGRIGQLAKLIDMLEDEDWRLEGADRKRVLNALAYFADPDDLIPDKVPGLGYLDDAIMVELVVQDLKHEIEAFDAFVEFRKQKRKEKKATPESLEKRRASLQGRMRRRRRGDRERHSRRRGKSPISLF, from the coding sequence ATGAAGATTTCATTCGAGCTCAGCGACAAAGACCTCCGCTACTTCCGACAGGTCCTGCAGAAGGTCCGCAAGGGACGCAGCGCCGAGAACGAGGACAAGATCCTCGCCGAAGCGCGCAGCCTCCTCGACGAAGTCAAAGGCACCGATGCGCCGAGCTTCGTGACGGGGCGGATCGGTCAGCTGGCGAAGCTGATCGACATGCTCGAGGACGAGGACTGGCGGCTGGAGGGCGCGGACCGCAAGCGCGTGCTCAACGCGCTCGCCTACTTCGCCGATCCCGATGATCTGATCCCCGACAAGGTCCCCGGCCTCGGCTACCTCGACGACGCGATCATGGTCGAGCTCGTCGTCCAGGATCTGAAGCACGAGATCGAAGCCTTCGATGCCTTCGTCGAGTTCCGCAAGCAGAAGCGGAAGGAGAAGAAGGCCACCCCCGAGAGCCTCGAGAAGCGCCGTGCCTCGCTCCAGGGCCGCATGCGCCGCCGCCGCCGCGGCGACCGCGAGCGCCACTCCCGCAGGCGGGGCAAGTCGCCGATTTCGCTGTTCTAG